Below is a window of Vulpes vulpes isolate BD-2025 chromosome 14, VulVul3, whole genome shotgun sequence DNA.
GCCCGGAATCCGGCTGTGACGCGGGCTGGCCGTGGGCTCCCGACCGTGACCTCGGACCTGGGGCGGcggtgagggagggagggccggACACCTGGCCCGGCGCTGCGCCTCACGCACGTATTAGGAGCGCCTGCTTGGTGCCACGGATCCCTGTCTCCGTCCCCCTCCGGATCCGAGCCGTTATCTCTTTGGGTAACGGCTCAACGCCTTTTTCAAAATGcagttcctcctcctccccccttcccctgccccccccccccccgaccgcGGGTGCCCTGTCTTCGCCAAGGTTCTcgggagaagaggaaaaggggCCTGAGTAGTTTTGACGTTGGGCAGGTGGGGACGCCTTGTGCTAATTTAAGTGCTAAGTGTTTGGAGGGAGTtaatgggggaagggaggaggataTAATTGGATCTGGGCTTTAAAAAGATTTCCTCTGGCTGCTGGTGGAGCACAGAGCCTAGAAGGGTAAGGGACATGTGAGGGGCCACTGCCCGGGTTCAGGCAAGGAATGGGTTTGGGCCAGGGTGGTGGTGAAGGAGACAAGTGCGTGGGTCTGAGGTATCTTTTGGAGGTGGATTTAGTAGGTCTTAATGATAGTTACAtatgggggtgagggaggaggaggagtgaaCAATGATTCATGGCTCCTCATCTCCAGTTAGAATAATTGGATATTTACTGAGAAGGGGAAGACTTGGGTAAGTGCCCATTAAACACTGCATCAGGGTGTGCTGGATGATGATAACGTGGTGGTTAAAATGTCTcaagcacttactgtgtgtcaAATACTATGCTAGCTCATTTAATTCCTGGCTCAGTAACCTGTGAGGCAGGTGCTATTCATATCTCCATTTCCCAGAAGGTGAAGTTACACAGCTCGCCAGCGTTCTCAAGAAACCCTACTGCCTCCTCACTTCCATAGCAGCTTCTGTGTTGGTGCCATCtccgtgccccccacccctgtcgTTGCAGTCTAGTATTTTTGGGCTTCTTGTGATACTAGGTCAGAATCAGCCGGAGGAACTAGTCCAGGGGGAGGTTTCTCCTCTCTTGGAGATTCAGAAATACCCTGAAGCTTGAGCATTAGCACTTCAGTGGATTCCCCAACACcttctgggggggagggggagggccccTGCACAGAGCATTGTCTTTAAGGACCTGGATCCAGAATAGGGGAAGACTTACATTTACACATCAGTGTGGTTTAGGCATGACATTGGAAGAAACTCAGGAATGATGTCTTGTCTCTCTTGGGTTTTAACAGCCCCTGGTCTGTTGGGAGGTGATGGTTTGGGGCAAGAGGGAGCTGAGTTCCCTCCTGCCCATGTGCTTTGCAGATTGTGGACCTGGACACCAAAAGAAATCAGAACCGGGAGGGCCTACGAGCCCTGCAGAAGGATCTCAGCCTCTCTGGTAAGTCAAGGTTTCAGTCATGCAGTCCTGGGGGcctgttctgtttttcttgtaAGGCTTTCAATTTATTTATCCCTGATAGGGACAAAAAGCCACAGTTGTGTGACACAGCCTGTGGAGATGAGGGAGAAAATGTTGGAGGTCTGATACAGAGTGGTTTCAGCTGCTCATCTCCCTGACGGGGGTGGGATGTGGGAGGGTGTTGGTTGCTGGATCATTGATGACACGAGGAAGGTGCTAGGGTGAGGTGTGCTCTTACAAATAAAACTACATGATACTTAgttggaagttttttgttttttttgttttaattggaaGTTGTAAGAAAGCTGAGGAAGGaactggacagaaaaaaaaaaaaaagaactggacaTGGGGTGGGTGTTGGAGGAAGGGTTTGAGGGCTCTAGTTGAGGCCAGGTGGGTATGACCAAGTAAGGGGACGGGTATCATAATGAAGGTTACAGTGGTCATAATGAAGAGCTTTGGGGGGAGATGTGCAGGGCCTATGCCTCACTTTCTTCAGGTCTCTGCCCAAATGTCACATAATCAGTGAGGCTTTGTTGGACCATCTGTTAAAGTAACAAGGTCGTCCTGTACTCTGGCATTCCCCCTCccttaccctgctttatttttctccagagtATTTAGCCTTATCAGGGTCTGACAAATCATATCTTGGCTTGCTTATTCCTTCTCCTCCACTATGTCATAAGCTCTATGAGGGCAGAAACTTTGTCTTGTTCTGCTGTGTTCTCAGTATCTTAAACAATGCTTGGCAGAGAGTAGgtgcttaaaatatttgttcaaagaGTGACCATTTGCCATTTCAGAAGATGTGATGGTTTGCTTCGGGAACATGTTTATCAAGATGCCTCACCCTCAAACGAAGGAAATGATTGAGAAAGGTAAGGCTTTCTGGGGATGGGTCAGGGACGTGTCCCACGTAGCATTAGTCTTAACCTAGAACTGGAGAGTCAGGCTTTGGACCATTTGATGAGAGGCAGTGCTCAGACAaatgtggttttttatttttttatttttttaatttatttatgatagtcacacacacacagagagagagagagaggcagagacataggcagagggagaagcaggctccatgcacggggagcctgacgtgggattcgatcccgggtctccaggattgcgccctgggccaaaggcaggcactaaaccgctgtgccacccagggatccccaaatgtgGGTTTTAATTCCTGCTCTGCCACTCTGAGTTATTTCCTTATCTCTGAAGGAGGGGATGCATCTCCAGAGCATAGTTGTTGTGAAATTGAGCTAAAACTGTATGTGTACTTAGCCTAGTGCTTGTTTAGCAGTGAGGAACGAACTGGACCACAGATAAAGAAAACCCAACAAGTGGAGGCTTAAAgaaatatagttttgtttttcttgttagtAGTTGTCCAAAGGTGGGCAGTCTAAGACTGGCACTGAGACCCAGCAAGGTCACCCTCATGTATTCTCATAGTGGCTGTGTCATTTCAGGCCTCATGTCCATAGGCCAGGCTGCAGGAGCAACAGAGGGCTTTCCATACATGGCCTTgctttctatttcaaaataatgctGTTGTCCTCAGAGACTTTTGAcgtctcattggccagaactaaGTCATGTGGCCACCATAGCTGCAAGGGAGCCTGGCAGAGGCACTTTTACTTTTCACATCCCCTGccatagagattgcactgaaaaTGGAGGTTTGAGGAGAGTGAGCCTCTAGAGAGTGCCACAGCCTAGGTACTTAGCATGTTACTCAAATCTTcgcaggcatgatcctgggggctcTTTGGAGAAGCATCATAAAAGTACAAAAGGGAATGGGTCCTTGGctggaaaaatgaaagattatGCATATTCCCCCGTCGAAAATGTATGTGCCAAGAGGACCAGCAAGGTCGCCTCTGtccctgaaggcagaggctccctATCCctgttgaaataaaattatagcaaAGGAGACTAGATCACCTTAGAGAAGTTTCCACCTTCCTGTTGAAAAAATACACACTACtgttatgaatataaaattaagagTTGTTATTGCACTTGGGTGGTGGGCTGCTGGCCACTCAGGTTCTCAGCTGTCTTGGCCCACAGTTGTGGGTTGTCGCCATACCTAGAAGGGTTCTGGGATATTATCATCACCAGTTCTTAGGGGTTGATGCAAGTAAAATAAGCTTGTAAGAGACTAGCATTGCTCATTTACCATGAGTACTAGAACCATTGCCCAGGCCAGAGGGCTCGACTGCTCAGAGCTTATctccatcagaaagaatgaagatCTGTGGAGAAGACCAACTAGCCAGCACTTCACTCATGAGCAGGTGAAGTCAGGTGACATTAGGCAGTTGCATCACCAAGTTTTGTAGCCTGTACTTCCTGTAGTGCAGTTTGCCTTCAGATGTGATCCATCTGGCAAGATAACCTTTTCTGTTCACCACAGTTAATTAGATTAAGCTTGAGCGCCAGATTTGCCCATTGATTGTTCAGATCACATGTTACTATGGTCATGTTGCTTAAAAACTGCTCACCTTGATAGACTTAGGTTTGTAAGATTCCTTAGCCACACTTTTTCCAACCATCTTGGATGTGCTGAGTCTAGGTTCTTCATTCTGGTCTGATGGTTCTGTTTTCTGGAATTTCACTGTGGGAGGGGGTCCTAAAGTCCAGATATTGTCTTCTCCACCCATGAGCAGCCCAGGGTACATTGCATAATGAAAACAGGTCACTGGATGGAGAGGCGGGTGCTCAGTCCTGCCTGGACTCACTTAGCCTTCTTGGGCAGACCACCTCCCTTTCTCTAGCCCTTTAATTCCTTCCTTAGTTGGTCTCTGACGTCCCCTTCTTCCCGAATGCCAGGAGCCCTTGCTTTCAAGGAGGCTAGGAGAAGCTGACTTCCCCAGCTGCCTTTGGTCAGTGTGTCTGTAGTATAACCCCATCCGCTGCCCACCTCATTTTTTTCAGATCAGGATCATCTggataaagaaatagagaaactcCGGAAACAACTTAAAGTGAAGGTCAACCGCCTCTTTGAGGCCCAAGGTATGGGCCTGGAGGGAACTGGAAGCCAGGCTGGGAGAGAACTGTCAATGTCAGCGTGGACTTtgcagagcaggggtgggaggcctTCCCAGGTAGGTGGGCGAGGGCCTAGGCAGCATGTGAGCCGCACAGAGGCTATTGGCAGGCCCAGAGATGGAATGGACAAGGTTTGTGGGGTCTTATTCCTCTCACGAGTCTTTTTCCAGCCATAAGGGGAACAGTCTGGGGTATCTCACATTATATCCTGGGTGTGGTATAGGAACCAGGACAGTTCTGTCTGAGGGGAACAGAGAGGGCCTCAGTCAGATGGTCAAGGTCAGAGCTGAACTTCTGGGTAAAGCTAACCACTCCAGATTGGTCACAGGTTTGGCAGAAATTGGTAGGTTTCTGGGCAGCAGTATCATGGCTCTGCAGGTTCTTGGTGACTCATGTGCCCCGTCCAACGCATTGCAGGATTTGAGGCCCTCCCCCGCTAGATCTTGGGCCAAGTGTTTGGCACATGAATGCAGCATAAGCCCCTTTCCTGGGCCTGACTCCAGGGCCAGCAGGAGGTTGGACAACAGGAAGCCCAACTTGCTGATGATTGTTTTCTCCCCCTAGGCAAGCCAGAGCTGAAGGGTTTTAACCTGAGCCCCCTCAACCAGGATGAACTTAAAGCTCTGAAGATCATCTTAAAAGGATGAAACTCAAAAGCCAAAATGAGGGATCTAAGACAGCATCCCCCCTGAGGTCATGGCGGACCCAGGACTCTCCAACTTTGTAACCTGCAAGGACATGAACTACCCCCTGCTAGGAGATAGGCATCAGGAGTCTGAGCATAAGAAGCCTCTGTCTGTGGGGATTGGCTGCTCTGTGACGGCAGGAGGGAGCCCTCAGCCTGCCAGTGTCTGTTGGGTCTGGCCACTGGAGTTGGATGGACACAAGACCCATTGATAGGTCCTGGCAGCCACCAGTGGTGGGTGGGGGCAGTGCTTTGGGGGTGTGAGAATGACCGAAACAGGCACTCATAACAAGAGCCTGCTGTTCACATGGGCCCCTGGCAGTGGCGGGGGAGTGACGGGGGACATGATTCCTGCATTCCTTTCAGGAAGAGAGGCATTCTCAAACATCATGTAGTGGACTTGGAATAAAGCAGGAGGCTCACAGGTGGTTTCTGAA
It encodes the following:
- the PDRG1 gene encoding p53 and DNA damage-regulated protein 1; this encodes MLSPEAERVLRYLVEVEELAEAVLADKRQIVDLDTKRNQNREGLRALQKDLSLSEDVMVCFGNMFIKMPHPQTKEMIEKDQDHLDKEIEKLRKQLKVKVNRLFEAQGKPELKGFNLSPLNQDELKALKIILKG